The genomic segment GTTTTCTATCCCTTGTTTACTATTCatcaatataaaaagaaaagtgttgATTTGTGAATTTATGGAGGTCACTGtgtgattttatttaaaacaaattattttagtgCAAGTAGCAAGTTGCAAGATGGGAGTTGCCGGGTTTGTGTGCCTAATTTTGATATCACCCACACATGCACTCAACGTTCTTTGAAACAACttgtataaattaatagttCTAAAGTTGAAATGTACATGAatagaaaaatatgaaacttcgaaaataaataaaaacgtatTCAGAAGTTACATTCACACGAGCGAGATCCACACCTCTCGGTCCTAACTATATATGAGCACTGCATCTTGTTAATCTGACTTTTGGAAATCTGTAAACAtcaataacaatatatatttaatagcCGGATCTTAGGTTATGATGAGTAATTAACCCTCTTCATATCCTAATTAAGCTGAGTTTTTAAGTTAGTGTGTTACAATTAAAGTACAATGTGGCTGACTGGCTGTAAATGATTACGGCCTATATGGGAAACACAAAGTATTTTCAGCAATATAAATCTGGTCCATGTAAATAAGAATAACTGAGTTACGTTGTTTATTTTCCTTAgaatttggttatttattagcTCATTACTCGGTTttattttgacaaacatatgaAGTAAATTTAcacaaaacataacatatacttatttttatttcacacaTTACATATACTTTTCTCATCTATAGTTCTTAGCAAATTGAGTTTGGATGGTAACTACTTCCTGCAGACGATTCCGTAACCGGAAGACGCGCCACGGCTGCAATCTAGCAATGTGTATGTATTTTTTGGCTTGACAAAGCCACTCGCAACGACCGGATCTTCAGAGAACAAACAAGTTTTGCAATCATGAGAGAGCAGAGATGATGTCCTGAAGCTATCCTCACCTCCCACCACTGGCATTGCGACTCCTGGTTTAGCCGGATTCTTGAAATCGGGCCTGTAAGTGCGTCCCAAGATTCCATCAACTTTTGGGGACAGATTAATGAACTTGAACTGGACCTCGAGATGGACAAAACAGTCATCTACAGGTAATTTGTAGTTGTGTATTCTATCGTCTTCTTTGGTCACAGGAACCACGTTGACCATGATCTCAGCTTTGTCTTTAATCGTCACGATCACACTGTTCTTTTGTGTCAACCTTTCAATCTTGATGTCTTTGTCGGATGAGTACCTGAGAATATGCATGGTCAAGAATTAAGATTAGAAGATTGATTGTGTAcatataaatcaaaactaaagaGAGAAATATGCAGTTTTAAACAATTGCAACCTCATAGATCACAAAATTTGAGTTTCTCTATAATTACCAAGTGGATAGAGTTTCTTGAGGGATAACCAAATCTTGGCCATCGATAAAGAACTTGAGGTGATCGAGGTTGCTGTCCCAAGTGGCGACTTTGGTGGTCTCAAGGGAGAATTTGTGGGAGTTGAACAGGAAGCCGAGTGCTTGGATCCATGTGAAATCTCTAGTACGGCCAGCGGGTCTATGACCAGTAAACCTAGCAGTGATCTGAACGTCAGGGTCCGAGACAAGGCTAAAATGCTCATTACTCTTTCCATGGAAGTAGAACACAATTCCATCACCACCTATGAACCTTGGATCTAGGCAGATCGCTCCAGAGGATTCACAGTTGGGTTTTACCGCTACAAAATATCATATCTAAAtcgtaaaaatattttcaaaaagtttaatTTAGCACTTCAAACTGCATTGGtctctatacaaaaaaaaaaaaataatagaaacaaAGATGTAATTACAGCGACACTCTGCCATGCAAAGGGGTTTAAAGCAGTCAACccaacaaattttgttttgagagtTGGGGTTCATGGTGGTCGGGCACTCTTCAGGGCAGTCGATGTATTGGAGCTGACATCGGGGAGCCGCATTGCCACCACAGTATGTCTGACCATGCCAAGCCTTGACATGCAAGAAACATAAAGCTACCACAGAAATTATCATTAGCAATGAGgtttttggaacctccatcctCGATTTTTTTGTTGCCCGAAGTGTGGAATCTATATGACTAGCTATAtcgatagaaaaaaaaaattcaaaaatttgtgTTGGGGATGAGTTCTcgattgtaaattttttatggTCGTTAAAAGTCAAATAATTTCCTTCGGAAGAGGGCTACGTACTACTCTTGCAGTTATTGTGAAGTAaggttttaatttgttatatggTTGTTTCTTCATGCGTTCCGTACAAAAACAATATTGCTCAACTATGTGTGCATGGTTTAGAATAATTTGTATCAAGATACACTCTAGTGCCTAGCTCTACGGCTGAATCTATGTGTAAATGCATGTATGTTAacgtatataaattaaatatattaagcTTTACTTTTCTGAAATATTTAAGCTCTAGTTGTCTTATTAGAACCTtgtatgatttatttattaatagaCCTAACACAAGGCATTGTGATGCTGATCCACATCTCTCGGGACTAAATCTTTTTCTCCCATCatatactaataatataatgaaatttCCTATTCAGTTAACATTGCTCAAATTTCTAACTTaatatgtaattaagtagattctTAGGCATGCAGTTTAATTTAGAGAGGAAAAATGATAAACCATATCATATATCCGTGATTCAGTGCCTTATCTAAAGCCGAAATCGAACTTAACGACAATGTTATTCTTAGACTAATCAGAGCAAAAGTGAACATGGATAATATATTATCACACACTCAATCTTAACACATGTATAAACAATTCAATCGGGTTTCTCCCTAAAATCACATCAAACTATAAATCTATAATGCAACTTGAACCGTAGTCCCTTAAATCGGAGTTCTTGAAGCTCGTAACGTTTTTAAGAGTTTAAACTTTTCGAATGTAACATGCATGTCTCAAAAGTCAAAAGCTCTGGTTCCTTTAACGACACGTTTCAAGTAACTGTAATGTGAGAAATTAAAAACGAAACGACGCCGTTACGAAGAAGTGATTTAATGGGTTTAACAGAAGACGACGCCGTTTTAAGTAATAAACGACGACGTTACGATTTAATGGGTTTAACAGAAGACGACGCCGTTAAGTAATTGAcgtaaaataaggaaaaaaactaTTGCGGTGAGCGTGGATCGAACACGCGACCTTCAGATCTTCAGTCTGACGCTCTCCCAACTGAGCTATCCCCGCGATGTTATTTAATCtgtaaagtttatatataacgCTAAAACACATCATTGCCTTCGTGATATCACCATTTCTCGTTGAGGTCGACGCTTTTTCAACTCTGAGTCTGGTGTTGTGTTTAGGTAACAAAATTCAGACGATGGCTTCGATTCCACAGATCATCCTGTGTACCAACATCTCCATACACGATGGTTTCAACAAGGAACCCAGAATTAGACTCCAGTCCAAAGGACGAAGCTTTGTTCCTTCTCTGCTTCAGAACAACAAGTTGGGATTAAGAGTTTCCTTGATTGAGCATAGACAGAGACGGCGGCAATTGATGGGTCTGGAAAATNGTCTGGTGTTGTGTTTAGGTAACAAAATTCAGACGATGGCTTCGATTCCACAGATCATCCTGTGTACCAACATCTCCATACACGATGGTTTCAACAAGGAACCCAGAATTAGACTCCAGTCCAAAGGACGAAGCTTTGTTCCTTCTCTGCTTCAGAACAACAAGTTGGGATTAAGAGTTTCCTTGATTGAGCATAGACAGAGACGGCGGCGATTGATGGGTCTGGAAAATATTGGATTTTTAGCTAGTGAGAAAGCTCTTAGCCGGCAAAGACGGGAGGTTAAGGTTAGATGTAacaagggtttagggtttaatggTGGAGATAACAACGGAAACGGGAGGATACTTGGGAATCTTGCTTTGGCTATTGGGTTGACATATCTCTCTATGACTGGTCAGCTTGGTTGGATTCTGGACGCTATTGTCTCTGTTTGGGTATTACTCTCTAAACTCTTTAACTTTTAAATGTCTCTTGGTTTGTCTAATTGTGCTGTCTTAGCCTTTTGGTAACTGAAAATTCTTACAATCTGCAGCTGGTTGTGGTGATTGTTCCAATTTTGGGGTTGGGAGCTTTTCTGTGGTGGGCACAACGAGATATTGTTCAGAGCAATGTAAGTCTTTCTTGTCTCTTTGGCTTTAAGACATCATTTCAAGAATTCGTAGAAACACTGTGTATCTTAATTATATAACTTGTGGATGCTAATCTTGGTTTGGCTACCACTTGTGACTTGTGTTTGAGTAAATCCTTCAAGATTCTGTTCTACTTAGCTATCTTGCGATTTTTCATCTTGTGCAGTGTCCGAATTGTGGAAACGAGTTTCAGATATTCAAGTAAGGCTATAACAAGAATCAATCCCTCAGTTGATTGTATCTTGAAATCTTGTTGATTGTATCTTGAAACATGCTGCAGGTCAGCGATGGATGATGAAGTACAGCTTTGTCCTTTCTGCACTCAGCCATTCTCGGGTAAAACGATGAATACTCCACTTTTCGATTTATCAACGGACGTCTCTTTTATGAAGCATTAGCATTGTGTCTTTTTTACTTGGAACTTGCAGTGGTGGATGATAAGTTTGTTAAGGAACCAGTGAAATTCTCCAACCAAACTACTGCGTTTGGACAAGACCTAAATGGGTTTTCTTCTGCACCTAAGAAAGGTTTGTTCTTACTTACCCATAATATCTCTTGTGAATCCAATGGTGAGATGAAGTGTTTGATTGATTGTGTAGGAAAGGGTTTCTCAACAGCGATTGTAGACATAGAAGCAGAAGTAACAGATGCAGACTGACAATGCGACCGGGAAGTTATAGCGTAGGCAACAAACTTGTGCAGAGAGCTCGTTGTTTGGATATAGAAGTAATATAGAAATACACATccatatgtatatttatatgtcTATGACATTGTTATCTCTTTTGTATTTGAATGATTGTTTAATGTTTAAAGTAGTAGTCTCCCGTGTAAGCATGTTTTTCCTTGTTCCAACAATTTAAACGCCAAGACTTGAAATATGTATTCTATGAAGATTGGACTTTGTTAAGAAAACAAGTATTGgtaaaataacataattgatTAATCCGTAAACGTACTACGTAATTTTTATAAGTCGCCAAGATTACAAAATTGCAAAAGCTCTTTATGAAAGAAAACATAAACGTTAACAAGACCAAAATAGACAAATGAACTATCAaaatttttctatcttttcccttttctttgtAGCTTTTCCACCAAAATCACTCGTACAATTTCTTGGCCGAAAGAGTTCTGAGAGTTTTGGTTTGGTCCTTTGTAGCTTTCTCTTCATACTTCTCGCTCAACGCTATAGCTTTACCCTGGGCTTTCATCTTCCTTACATTCTTCGTTCTCTTCATCGGTATTCCTTTCCTCTTGCTTgtcctaaaagaaaaacaggAAATGTCATCTGGATTAAAGGAAAGCAAAGCGTAAGGAGGACCAAATCTAACCATTTCATGCCTTAGTACATTACAGTTGAGGACCGTAACAAAACGATAAACAGTATACAATCAAAACTTATCCAAGATTCAACCATTCAACAGCTTGCATTTAGTCTCCTAAGTGTTATCTTCTAGATTTAGAACTAATGTGGAGAAACTTAAGCTTGTTGTAACCATTAGAGTAATACAACAATAGCAAACTACATGACTCCAGGTCAAACCGATCAGAAGAGAGCAATTCACAATTCAAACTTCTAAGCGGCCTAAGACTAATATAATATCAATCCAACTAGGTCACAAGTCTTCCCGAGAGTAACATAAGTCCATAACTGGCCAAAACTACAAATCGAAATGGGCctaataaaagatatttttagaTCAAAGTCAAAATTAACGATGTTAAAGCCGGCAGAGTTTCCAAAAAGGCTTACAGGTTACAAGAAGGGGGAGCTAGTTTCGAGTCTCCAGTCTCCGTAGTATCCATGGCTAacgaaatcaaagaagaaacaatcaaagAGTAAGTAAACACCTGAATCTCAAGTTCTCAACCCAGAGAGAGAATcttaagaagacaaagaaacgAGGACGCTATATGTCTGTCTACCTATAGACACAGCAGCATTCATTATCCCTGCCTTCTTGGTTCTCTTCATCGGTTTTCCTTTCCTTGTGCTTGTCCTAAAAGCAAAACAGGAAATGTCATCAGGATACTAGTATAATTATTCTCCTAAGTGtataattgtataattataaGCTTGTATAATAGTCTCCTAAGTGTTAGAGCTAATGTGGAAACCTCAGCTAGCAAACCATTACAAGTAATATGAACAGTAGACAAACATACAATACATGACTCCAGGTCCAACCTCTTATTAGGACAAGAACAAAGCAATTTACAATGGAAGTTGGAATTTTGAAACTTGAGACCAAGAGAAACACAATTACAGACTTAGTTACACAAGTGTTCCTGTGAGAGTACCATAACTaaccaaaacacaaattaaCTGGGGAAACGAGAAAAGACTAAAGCCGGACTCCAAAGCAATAGTTTTGGAGAAGAGTTTTGAGATTGTTAAACGCTTACAAGGTACGAGAACGAGCAGCTAATCTCGAATCTCCTGTCTCCGTAGTGTCCATAGCTAACCAATAAAAGGAAAAGTAAACACATGAATCACCCCAACTTGTTCGTCTTAGAATCTAGAGAAACGAAAGATATTTACTACCTTGAGGAGGAGCTTGGAAGAAACTCTTAGATTCGGAATTGTCCACGGAAGCGTCTTCTTCCATGTTCTTCTTCCTGTTCCTCTTCTTCGTCATGGCCGGATTTTGGCTTTGGCTCTagggcagagagagagagttgagtagacggaggaggaggaaactatCGAATTTTTCACACCTAAACCCTTTCTCGGGTCAATTTTACTAATTCGGATCCATTTATTGGGCCTTTTTATGATAAAAGCCCATTTATCTAAATTTAACATCATCGTCTACCTAAAGAGTTCAGTGTCTATCTCTGTATTTTTcaaaactctctttctctttcctgtATTCGTTGGAAATGGCTTCTCGTTGGcaaaaattagttaaaaggtttatttttgttttcagttttgctatttttttcccACCTTCCCTTTAATCATATGGTTACAATGTTTAGAGATTCTTCATTTGGGGTTACAATGCTCGCTTTGTTCCCCCAACCCCCACTACATGATTTGAGAACAttttatttagggtttatggagctcaattagaaaaaaagtttaaaatttttttcatTGGTGGGTGGATTCTGATATCATCGGCGTTTCCGGCCACAATGACGAAAAATTCGGTTAAGGAAACGTTGGAGTCTCTCCGCCAGCACGGTGCGTGCGTGAGTTTCAAGGATAAGTCGTCGTCGTTGTCGTCGCTTCCGTCTCTGTCTACTTCAAGGGCACAAATGGTGTCGAATCGTCAATCGCTTCCGGCGAACTTCCGCAATGCAATTGCTCAGATGAGTCCAGCTAAGAACCCGCATGATCTCGAGAACGTTGAGTATTTCTTCCGAGAGGTAAATTGATTTGcttcttttgtctttcttcaTATTGAGGCACTGATCACACCTTGAAACTTGTATTGGGTTCgttattgttttaaaagtatatattttgatgCCAGAAACTTCGTGTTTGGTGTCGGGTTGGTAATGGGCAATGGCACTTGGGGAAGATACAATCTACTTCTGTTGatgatgtgtgtgttttgttgtcCAATACCGACGAGGTAAGTTCTTTTTAGGgacttgtttatatttttatatgatatGGAAAAGGCCTTATGGTGTAATTTTGTGTTAAGGTTGTGAATGTATCAATGGAAGAGATTTTTCCTGCTAATCCAGATATTTTGGAGGGAGTTGAAGACCTTATACAGCTTAGTTATTTGAATGAACCATCTGTTCTTTACAACCTAAGGGTCAGATATTCACAAGACTTGATTTATGTAAGTTctcttgtggtttgtttttgattattttgttattcTAGCTGAGTTTACTTTTTTCTTGACATAGTTTCATgtttctctattatagagtaaagCAGGGCCGGTTTTGATTGCAGTAAATCCATTTAAGAATGTCCAGATCTATGGAGAAGAATTTCTGTCAATGTATCAGAATAAGGCTTTGGATGCTCCTCATGTTTATGCAGTGGCAGATGCAGCTTTTGATGAGATGATGAGAGGTGACTAATTCTTtcacagttttttttggttcttcatgAAGCTGTGAAGATTAGTTCCttagatttttgaattttactttACGCAGAGGAGAAGAACCAATCTATTATCATAAGGTACGAGGTTTTCTATTCTGAATGcctttttatgtatataaacgATGATTTAATTAAAAGGCTTAGGTGAAAAGGATTTTCTGATATTGATATGAACaattaaatgaataaatattatttcatagTGGAGAAAGTGGAGCTGGGAAAACTGAGACAGCAAAATATGCAATGCAGTACTTGGAAGCTCTTGGTGGAGGTAGCTTTGGGGTGGGAAATGAATTCCTAAAGACAAGTTGTATACTTGAAGCTTTTGGGAATGCTAAAACATTAAGAAATGACAACTCTAGCCGATTTGTGAGTTAcacatacctttttttttcttccaatttttGCATGACTGGAATGTTTTTCCCAAATTTCTAAAatcatttctttaaattttagaCTTCGGTGTCAGCCGTAAATTGATTCAATAGTAAATCTGAATTGGTGCAGGGAAAACTGATGGAGATTCATTTTAGTGCAAAGGGAAAGATATGCGGAGCTAAACTTGAAACTTGTAAGAATTGAACATTTGTATTTTGCCAATTTTCATCTGCTTGACTATGGAGCTCAcgtctttcttttgtttcctcaCTATGTTTATGTCACAACTTTTGCTGAATGACCATAGTTCTCCTAGAAAaggtaaatttgtttttgttgagaaACTTTAGTCGGATTCTATTTGGTAAGCTATTCATGGGCTAATTAGTAGTCTCTTTGGATCAGTCAAGAGTAATTCAGCTGTGCAATGGCGAGAGATCATACCATATCTTTTATGAATTGTGTGCAGGAGCTCCACAAATTCTTAAAGGTAACATTTCAAATCGAGATATGTAAGAAATAATTCAAGTATTTTATGTATTCAGCCGCATATGATATGCTTTGGAAGTGTCCCTGCTGAAGCAAAAATGTagacatatataaaagatcaaTTAGCTTACTTGCTCATGGTTGAGAAGCTAGAAGTTACTAGACNGCTGAAGCAAAAATGTagacatatataaaagatcaaTTAGCTTAGTTGCTCATGGTTGAGAAGCTAGAAGTTACTAGAacatttattatatgattttgtttgcaGAGAGATTGAAGCTTAAAGCAGCAAGTGAATACAATTATTTGAACCAGAGCAATTGCTTAACCATTGATCGCATTGNAGCTTAAAGCAGCAAGTGAATACAATTATTTGAACCAGAGCAAATGCTTGACCATTGATCGCATTGATGATGCACAAAAGTTTCACAAACTGATGGTAACTTTATCTATTCCCACTGCTTCCCTTTGTTTTCCATGGAACAGATGCCATGTTTCTGTAATTTCTTATTCTGTCAGAGATTTCTCTTTTGTTATAGGAAGCTTTCGACATTGTTCAAATTCCTCAAGAATACCAAGAACGTGCATTTTCTCTGCTTGCAGCTGTGTTATGGTTAGGAAATGTTTCTTTTAAAGTGATTGACAATGAAAACTATGTGGAAGTCGTAGCAGATGAAGGTAGAATTGATTGTCATTTATCATTTGAATTAGTGGACTGGTTGTAAACGTAATAGGATTAAATTTACTGATGTTTATTATGTTGTTCTTATTTCTTACAGCTGTCACTAATGTAGCTATGTTAATGGGCTGCAATTCAAAAGAGCTTATGGTGGTTTTGTCTACATGCAAGCTCCAAGCTGGTAGAGATTGCATTGCTAAAAGACTGACACTGCAACAGGTTTGTTTAATTTCTATACAAACACTGCAATATATTGCAGAACACTTGTAATTTCTATTTGGCTAGCTAAAGGTAGTGTGTGGATTGCTTTGATATATTCAGGCAACTGAGATGAGGGATTCTCTAGCGAAAACCATCTATGCGAGCCTATTCAACTGGCTTGTTGAGCAAATAAACATTTCACTGGAAGTTGGTAACTCACGTACAGGAAGATCTATTAGTATCCTTGATATATATGGGTTTGAATCATTTAAGGTTCGTAACCGTGCTTCAGTTTTTATAGTCTCTATTTCTTTTGACTATGTAATGATCAGGTCTTTATGGTTTTAGAATAATAGTTTCGAACAATTTTGCATAAACTATGCAAACGAAAGACTGCAGCAACATTTCAACCGACATCTATTTAAACTTGAACAAGAGGTGATCTTATTTCCCTAAAGCCTCACTATATAAAATGTGTTATTCTGCTTCTGGTCAGctacaattataaaaagaaatgtGTATTGTTAATTTGTGTAAGTCTCTTCACTGTTCAGGAATATGAAGGGGATGGAATTGATTGGACTAAGGTCGAATTCAAAGACAATCAAGAGTGTCTAAACCTGATCGAGAAGGTAATTTTTAGTATGTCATCTTACTGACTAAGAAAGGGATGGTCTAATACTTCGAAAATTTCAGAATTTGATAGTTGTTTTAAACATGATTGAAATTATGGTGTTTTCTTCCatgttttgagaaaatcatCTCACGAATATGGTTGCCTATGCAGAAACCCATTGGTTTGGTATCGCTACTAGATGAAGAATCAAATTTTCCGAAGGCGACTGATACAACGTTTGCCAACAAGCTCAATCACCATCTGAGGGCTAACTCTTGTTTCAAGGGAGGGAGAGGTCAGGGTTTCAGAGTTTGTCACTATGCTGGAGAGGTCTGTTGATACCCCAAATCCAGCAAGTTGGATTCTGCATATTAAATTGTTATTATGTGGCTATGAGTCAGTGAAATTATTAAGGTGCTAGAGAATGAACATATCCTTGGATACTTATGAGAGTTCTATACATTATGGTGTTTAATAGGTTCTCTATGATACAAACGGCTTCCTGGAAAAGAACAGAGATCCGCTGCATGTTGATCTTATCCAACTTTTATCATCAAGCAAATGTCAATTATTGAACCTGTTTTCTACTAAGATGCAACACAAGTCTAAGTCGGCAACCATTTCGGACTCCATGAATCAAAGTGTGATTACAAAGTTTAAGGTGAGAAGGCTTGAATTCTGCAGTTTTCTATATTGGTTAAAATCTTCCTAAAAAGTTTTCTGAAAATAATCTGTTGACTTTGATATCTCTTTGTAAACTTTATTGAATATGTGTGGACCATCGGTATATCAATTCACTTTATGCTTACAGGGCCAACTTTTCAAGTTGATGAACAAGTTAGAAGACACCACTCCTCATTTTATTCGATGCATAAAGCCAAATTCAAAGCAGCTTCCTGGACTTTATGATGAGAATCATGTTCTACAACAACTTAGATGTTGTGGCGTTTTGGAGATTGTTAGAATATCAAGATCAGGATATCCTACACGGTTGACACATCAAGAGCTAGCAGTAAGGTGTGGTCTCTCAACTTAAACGATGTGCTTTGTTGATAAATCTATTGTTCCAATCATAAGCTTTGTCTTTATTGGTTTGTTCATGGATTAGATATGGATTCATACTTCTGGCCACAAAATTCTCCCAGGATCCACTTAACACATCAACTGCTATTCTGAAACAATACAATCTTCCTCCTGAAATGTATCAAGTTGGTTATAGGAAAATATACCTCCGAACTGGACTAGTAAGTTCTCTTTATCTGTAGATACTATGTTTGTATCATGATCCATCGACAATCATAACGCCTTAATCTTTATATTTGATAGATTGGCGTCcttgaggaaagaaaaaaatatgttttatgtgGCATACTTGGATTACAGAAGAAATTTCGTGGTTATAAGACTCGTGAATACTATCACAATATGAAGAATGCTGCAGTGATGCTTCAGTCATGTAATCATTCATGATTCCTTTATTTGTGGTAtatgttttctcttctctttgatttCATCCCCAATTTATTCTGTTGCTATAGATATCCGCGGAGAACATGCCAGGAGAAACTACATTGTGGTCGGAGGATCAGCTATCGTTCCCCCAGCAACTATTGAAGAACTTGATGCAGTCATACACTTGCAATATGGTAAACATCAATGTCTTTCCTTTGGcatcaaaaatttgtttttctattttggaTAAGATTTTACAGCTCTCTTCCTTGTATGTAGTGGTACGCAAATGGCTGGCTCGTAAACACTTAAATAGtataaaacagaagaaaaaatcatgcaatgaaaagaaaagaccGAGAAGAAAGTTAACGAGGAGGAATTCCAAAGATAAGGTAGCATTTTGCCTGATGTATTATGCGTTATCTACTGCTGAAACTTATTAACTTTCTTGTTTAATTAGGACCTTATTTTACAGCAGTTTCAGGTCCAACCTTGGGCTTTTGCTGATCTCCAGAGCCGGGTTCAGAAAGTTGAAGCAGCTATAATGCAGAAGGAAGATGAAAACACTGCATTGCAGGAGGAGTTGCAACGATTTGAGGAAAGATGGTTAGAGAACGAAACAAAAATGAAGTCAATGGAGGAAATATGGCAAAAACATATGTCGTCAATGCAGGTAAAGTGCCCATCACTCCACGTAATCATCATCAAGCATATATGATTTGCTCTGACCAAACGCCTAAAAGCTAATGATGTTCCAAATCTATATATGCCTTTGCAGGTGAGTCTTGCAGCTGCTTGTAAGATTTTGGCTTCAAACAAAACTGCAAGTCATGGTAATGACTCAGAGGATACAATGTCCTTCGGAACTCCCACAAAAGAGCTTAAGGATAGCTTGAGTGACGCTAACAATCTTTCTACAGAATCTGATCAACGAAGCGTCATAATTAACGAAGATGCAAAGAGTCTTGTGGAGGTAGGATTAGAACCAGACTCGAGCTCAAACAGGACGCAGCACGCAGAAGAACTTAGGAGGCTGAAGTTAAGATTTGAGAAATGGAAGAAAGATTACAAAGCAAGACTAAGCGAGACAAAGACAAGGCTCCGGTTAAATGGTGTTGAACGTCGTCGTCGGAAATGGTGGTGCAAGAAAAGCTGTTGAAACTTCGATCTTGTTCTCATGTACCGAAAACTAATTATActagttttaggattttcaaacTAAGGCGGAGAAAAATAGTTACAAGCTAACCGGATGGTAAGAATTAAAAGGTAAATCATATCTCCAGGAAATACAAATCT from the Camelina sativa cultivar DH55 chromosome 12, Cs, whole genome shotgun sequence genome contains:
- the LOC104730640 gene encoding uncharacterized protein LOC104730640 produces the protein MEVPKTSLLMIISVVALCFLHVKAWHGQTYCGGNAAPRCQLQYIDCPEECPTTMNPNSQNKICWVDCFKPLCMAECRSVKPNCESSGAICLDPRFIGGDGIVFYFHGKSNEHFSLVSDPDVQITARFTGHRPAGRTRDFTWIQALGFLFNSHKFSLETTKVATWDSNLDHLKFFIDGQDLVIPQETLSTWYSSDKDIKIERLTQKNSVIVTIKDKAEIMVNVVPVTKEDDRIHNYKLPVDDCFVHLEVQFKFINLSPKVDGILGRTYRPDFKNPAKPGVAMPVVGGEDSFRTSSLLSHDCKTCLFSEDPVVASGFVKPKNTYTLLDCSRGASSGYGIVCRK
- the LOC104730641 gene encoding uncharacterized protein LOC104730641 isoform X2 gives rise to the protein MASIPQIILCTNISIHDGFNKEPRIRLQSKGRSFVPSLLQNNKLGLRVSLIEHRQRRRQLMGLENIGFLASEKALSRQRREVKVRCNKGLGFNGGDNNGNGRILGNLALAIGLTYLSMTGQLGWILDAIVSVWLVVVIVPILGLGAFLWWAQRDIVQSNCPNCGNEFQIFKSAMDDEVQLCPFCTQPFSVVDDKFVKEPVKFSNQTTAFGQDLNGFSSAPKKGKGFSTAIVDIEAEVTDAD
- the LOC104730641 gene encoding uncharacterized protein LOC104730641 isoform X1, with amino-acid sequence MASIPQIILCTNISIHDGFNKEPRIRLQSKGRSFVPSLLQNNKLGLRVSLIEHRQRRRRLMGLENIGFLASEKALSRQRREVKVRCNKGLGFNGGDNNGNGRILGNLALAIGLTYLSMTGQLGWILDAIVSVWLVVVIVPILGLGAFLWWAQRDIVQSNCPNCGNEFQIFKSAMDDEVQLCPFCTQPFSVVDDKFVKEPVKFSNQTTAFGQDLNGFSSAPKKGKGFSTAIVDIEAEVTDAD
- the LOC104730642 gene encoding uncharacterized protein LOC104730642, whose amino-acid sequence is MTKKRNRKKNMEEDASVDNSESKSFFQAPPQAMDTTETGDSRLAARSRTLTSTRKGKPMKRTKKAGIMNAAVSIAMDTTETGDSKLAPPSCNLTSKRKGIPMKRTKNVRKMKAQGKAIALSEKYEEKATKDQTKTLRTLSAKKLYE
- the LOC104730644 gene encoding myosin-4-like; this encodes MTKNSVKETLESLRQHGACVSFKDKSSSLSSLPSLSTSRAQMVSNRQSLPANFRNAIAQMSPAKNPHDLENVEYFFREKLRVWCRVGNGQWHLGKIQSTSVDDVCVLLSNTDEVVNVSMEEIFPANPDILEGVEDLIQLSYLNEPSVLYNLRVRYSQDLIYSKAGPVLIAVNPFKNVQIYGEEFLSMYQNKALDAPHVYAVADAAFDEMMREEKNQSIIISGESGAGKTETAKYAMQYLEALGGGSFGVGNEFLKTSCILEAFGNAKTLRNDNSSRFGKLMEIHFSAKGKICGAKLETFLLEKSRVIQLCNGERSYHIFYELCAGAPQILKERLKLKAATSEYNYLNQSKCLTIDRIDDAQKFHKLMEAFDIVQIPQEYQERAFSLLAAVLWLGNVSFKVIDNENYVEVVADEAVTNVAMLMGCNSKELMVVLSTCKLQAGRDCIAKRLTLQQATEMRDSLAKTIYASLFNWLVEQINISLEVGNSRTGRSISILDIYGFESFKNNSFEQFCINYANERLQQHFNRHLFKLEQEEYEGDGIDWTKVEFKDNQECLNLIEKKPIGLVSLLDEESNFPKATDTTFANKLNHHLRANSCFKGGRGQGFRVCHYAGEVLYDTNGFLEKNRDPLHVDLIQLLSSSKCQLLNLFSTKMQHKSKSATISDSMNQSVITKFKGQLFKLMNKLEDTTPHFIRCIKPNSKQLPGLYDENHVLQQLRCCGVLEIVRISRSGYPTRLTHQELAVRYGFILLATKFSQDPLNTSTAILKQYNLPPEMYQVGYRKIYLRTGLIGVLEERKKYVLCGILGLQKKFRGYKTREYYHNMKNAAVMLQSYIRGEHARRNYIVVGGSAIVPPATIEELDAVIHLQYVVRKWLARKHLNSIKQKKKSCNEKKRPRRKLTRRNSKDKDLILQQFQVQPWAFADLQSRVQKVEAAIMQKEDENTALQEELQRFEERWLENETKMKSMEEIWQKHMSSMQVSLAAACKILASNKTASHGNDSEDTMSFGTPTKELKDSLSDANNLSTESDQRSVIINEDAKSLVEVGLEPDSSSNRTQHAEELRRLKLRFEKWKKDYKARLSETKTRLRLNGVERRRRKWWCKKSC